In the Azotosporobacter soli genome, ACGGAACCGGCAAGGTTGTCGCGGAGGATCCAAATGGAACGATTACCTATAGCCGGACGATCATTGGCAGCTATTTGCTAGGCAGCAAACTAAAGGCTTTGCTCGGTGAAGAAGAGCGGGTCGGCGTGCTTTTGCCGACATCCGTCGGACATATGGTGACGTTGTTTGCGTTATTTTATCTGGGCAAGACGCCGGCTATCCTAAACTTCAGCGCCGGCAGCAAGAATAACATCGACTGTGCGGCGTTGGCGGGCGTTACGACGATTCTGACCTCGCGCCTCTTCGTGACGAAAGCCGGACTAGAAGAGCATGTCGAGCGCTTGGCGGCGGTTTATCAAATCGTTTATTTGGAAGATCTGCGCAGGACGATTTCGCTAACGGATAAGATAAAAGCTTATTTGCGCTACAAATGGGGCTGCCGGAGCGCGGCGCGAAACGGCGAAGTTATTGTCTTTACCAGCGGCAGCGAAAGTCGACCGAAAGGCGTTGTTCTGTCGCACTATAATATCATGACGAACATCCATCAGATTGGCAGTGTGATTGACTACACGCCACGCGACATTCTGCTGAATCCGTTGCCGATGTTTCATGCTTTTGGCCTTACGGTGGGGACGCTTTTGCCGGTACTGGAAGGTATGAAAGTGTACTTGTACCCCAATCCGCTTCAATATAAAGCGATTCCTGAAATTGCTTACCAGCAGAATATAACCATTTTGCTCGGAACGCCGACTTTTTTGCTTGGCTACGGTAAAAACGCGCATAACTATGATTTTTACAGCATGCGTTACGTGTTGGCTGGTGGTGAACGGTTGAAAGAAGAGGTGCGCCTTTTGTGGGAAGATAAATTCGGCTTGCGGATTTTTGAAGGCTATGGCACTACGGAAGCGGCTCCGGTGATCAGTTTTAACAATCCGATGTTTTATCGCAAAGGATCAGTCGGCCGATTTTTGCCAGGCATTGAATGGCGCAGCGAAGCGGTTGATGGAATTGCAGAGGGCGGAAATCTTTGGATTAAAGGACCCAATATCATGCGCGGCTATTTGCTTGCCGGACGCGGTTTTGTCGCAGCCGATGCATGGTACGACTGCGGCGATGTCGTGACGGTTGATCAGGAGGGCTTTATCGAAATCAAAGCCAGGTTGAAGCGCTTTGCCAAAATTTCCGGGGAAATGATTAGCCTCGATGCGGTGGAAAAAATGGCGGAGGACTGTTTCGGCGTGGGGCAAAATGCCGTAGTCAATATCGCCGACAGCAAGAAAGGCGAACGCCTTATTTTATATACCCAGAATAAGACGGCGAGTCGGACGTTCTTTAAAGAGTATTTGCAGCTGCAAGGCCAAAGCTTACTGCAATTGCCGTCGTTGGTGGTTGTGGTTGAAACGCTGCCGCTGCTTGGCAGCGGCAAGATCGATTACGTGTTGCTGCGCGCGCAGGCGGAAGCAGGCAAAAAAGCAGGCGATGCGGTTCAATGATGCAGGAGAAAGAGGCTGTGTTTAGCAAAACGCCGCCTCTTTTCTGCTTTTTCTTATGCTATAATGAAATGGCAGGTCAAAGCAGAGCAAAAGGAGCGAATTTGCATGGCAAAAATACCGAAGATACCAAAAGGTCGCAGCGATAAAGATATGTTTGTCGGGTTTTCCGAAACGCCAAGTTTTGAAAACCAAGTGCTGGCTGAGGAAGCGGCGCAGCCAAAGGTGAAGGCGACGACGAAAAGTGCGGATGAAGGCTTTTTGACGTCAGCGCTCAAGGAAAAAGTGGAACGGGCGCTTTTGGAACAAAAACTTTACTTATATAAACAGGGAATGGTCGATTATGAAATCAAAGTAAGCTGCCAGGCGGGCCAAGTGCTCCTGACGGCAGTGGCCAAACCGCCACGAAAGGGGTAATACCATGGACGGACAGCA is a window encoding:
- a CDS encoding AMP-binding protein; amino-acid sequence: MKRMLRWLIRVLFAVRLIHFEKLALRGPSILLPNHISLWDAIFLYLFLPENACFVASREVVKQHPLAFRLVNYVELEPFDIYSLKKLAEMVRSGQLVVLFPEARISTTGSLMKLYSGVSFLALKTQASIYPVIFSGLEFSKLSGVKSLMNSRWFPQVSIYLGQPATLPLRPGVSFKLQKEEMDSRVMTIMQEAVFEAHNLRKEVNLFHELQEAALRNGTGKVVAEDPNGTITYSRTIIGSYLLGSKLKALLGEEERVGVLLPTSVGHMVTLFALFYLGKTPAILNFSAGSKNNIDCAALAGVTTILTSRLFVTKAGLEEHVERLAAVYQIVYLEDLRRTISLTDKIKAYLRYKWGCRSAARNGEVIVFTSGSESRPKGVVLSHYNIMTNIHQIGSVIDYTPRDILLNPLPMFHAFGLTVGTLLPVLEGMKVYLYPNPLQYKAIPEIAYQQNITILLGTPTFLLGYGKNAHNYDFYSMRYVLAGGERLKEEVRLLWEDKFGLRIFEGYGTTEAAPVISFNNPMFYRKGSVGRFLPGIEWRSEAVDGIAEGGNLWIKGPNIMRGYLLAGRGFVAADAWYDCGDVVTVDQEGFIEIKARLKRFAKISGEMISLDAVEKMAEDCFGVGQNAVVNIADSKKGERLILYTQNKTASRTFFKEYLQLQGQSLLQLPSLVVVVETLPLLGSGKIDYVLLRAQAEAGKKAGDAVQ